TGGCCTTGCCATTGCTCGTGCTGCTCTACGTGTGGCTGATGCGCCGGCGCAAGCAGACCGCGCTGCGCTACGCGAGCCTGTCGATCGTGCGCGAAGCCATGGGCAAAGGCCCGGGCTGGCGCCGCCACGTGCCGCCCGTGCTGCTGCTCATGGCCATTGCCATCATGTTGCTGGCCTCGGCACGGCCCATGGCCAGCATCGTGCTGCCGTCGAACCAGCAGACCATCATCCTGGCCATGGACGTCTCGGGCAGCATGCGCGCCGAAGACGTGCAACCCAACCGCCTCGTGGCCTCGCAGAACGCCGCCAAGGCCTTCCTGGCCGAACTGCCCCGGCATGTGAAGGTCGGCATCGTCGCCTTCGCCGGTTCGGCGCAGGTGGTGCAGCCCATCACGCTCAGCCGCGAAGACTTGGTGGCTGCGATCGACAAGTTCCAGCTGCAGCGCGCCACTGCCATCGGCAGCGCCATCGTGGTCTCGCTCTCCGAGCTGTTCCCCGAGCAGCGCATCAACCTCGGCGACATGACCTACAGCCGCAACACCGACCCCTTTGCGCCCAAGGGCCGCGCGCTCGACCAGCCCAAGCCCGACGACAAACCCTTCACCCCCGTGGCACCGGGCTCGTACACCTCGGCCGCCATCATCCTGCTCACCGACGGCCAGCGCACCACCGGCGTGGACACCGCCGAAGCCGCCAAGATGGCGGCCGATCGCGGTGTGCGCGTCTATACCGTGGGCGTGGGCACGGTCGACGGTGAAATCATCGGCTTCGAGGGCTGGTCCATGCGCGTGCGGCTGGACGAACAAAGCCTCAAGGACGTGGCCCGCACGACGCAGGCCGAGTACTACTACGCTGGCACGGCGGAGAACCTGAAGAAGGTCTACGAAACCCTGAGCTCGCGCCTCACGGTGGAGAAGAAGGAAACCGAGATCTCTGGCCTGCTTGCGCTCGCGGCCTCGTTGCTCGCGCTGCTGTCGGCGGGCCTGTCGGTGCTGTGGTTCAACCGGATTCTTTGAGGCGCGCGCGCTGCTTGCAAAGCGTGAGGGTTGGGGTCCCCTGAGGGCTGCGGAACCCTTGCAACCCTCGGGGCACTCAGGGCCGATGGCAGATGCCATCCCGCCATGGAGCCCCCAGCATGAGCCGCACCACCCTTCCTCATCCGTCCGGCGCATTTCCCGTACCTCCGAATCTCCCTCCGCAAGTCACCGGGCTGCCAATGCATCTGAGCGGCGTGGGTCCTGTGTTGCCCGGTGTGGCGACGCAGCTGCCACGCCATGTGCAGCAGCATCAGGGCGAGGTTCAAGCCCAGATGCCGCCCCCGCTGCAATTCGCGCCCCCATCTCCCTGGTCATCTCCGTCGACCCCGCTGCCCTACACGCTGCTGTTCCAGATACCTGCCTACGTGGGCGCACCGTCGACGCCGATATCGCAAGCCGCGCAAGAATGGGTGGATGGGCTGCTCGAACCGGAACCCAGCGCCACGCTGGTGCAGGTGGTGCATCCCGTGGTGCCCCATTACCCGGTGCCGGTGCCGGTGCCGGTGCCGGTGCTGGTGACGCCACCCATGCAGTGGACTTCAGCCGCCTTGCTGTCGACGACGCCTTTGTGCACCCCTGCAGCGACTACCTTGGCGCAGTCGCATCGGGCGACTCAGCTGCAGGCTCAGCAGCTCCCGATGCCGATGGGGCGACCTGGGTCGGTCGTGCGGGGGACTCTCACATCCGCCGATTTGCTGGGCTTGAGCGCACCGACCTCTTCGACCAGCGCTGCCCCTTTAGGTCCACCTGCCTACAGCCTCGAGGCGTTGGCCAACGCCACTCCCGCCGGTGCTGTGCTCATGGTCGGTAAGGAGTTTGCTCGGCTGCTGGGCGAGGACCAACTGGAAGCTGCGGGGCAGATGTTCGAGCCCTTGGCAAAAAAAATTGATGCCTGGTTGCGCACAGACCCGAGCAAGGAAAGGACGAGGGGGGTGGATCTGAGCAACAAGATGCATCCGTTCCGCGCCCCGATAACTGCTCACCTCAGAGGGGGGTGTCACTTTCGTTCCAGCCTCGCATGGTCTTCCCCTTGGTGCCTAGAGCTGCGTTTCTTGGTGAATAGAGAACGGCTTGACTGGCATAAGGGGATCCTCGACAACTGGGCGCCGGACTTTCGCGTTTCTGAGAGGCGCCGAGATGCGTTGAAATCCCTGATCGCGCAGCTCAGTTGGACCGCTCAACCTTTGGTCAATGCATGGGCTCGCTTCCGAAATGATGTGGGGCTCATGGTCGCGACCTTGAAGAAGGCGCTCGACATCTTGGTAGATGCGTATGCTGCGCTGAAATCTAGCGCAGAACAGCAGGCCTTCCTCGACGATATTCTGGCGGCCATTGCGCGGGCCTATTGTTCGTTGCAACTGGCCGATGGCCTGCTCGCCCTTCAAGGGATGCCTCAATGGTTGGCTGCCCCTCTTCGACAGAAGGCGCAGGAACTCATCGACGATCCCGGTCCCCGGCTGTTCCCCTTCGACAAGTCGAGGCCAGCTGCACCGTCACAGCTTCTGCCGGCGTACACGTCAGCCGAGCTGGTGGTCCAGCCCCCCTCTGACCCATCCGTCGTCAACTCCATGGCCTTGGTCGACACCACACCGTTGTCGGTCCTGGCAATGTCCACTTCCACCCCTTTCGGTTTGCTGGACTTGACCTCGCGAATGGATCTTGCCACTGGGGGCATGGGCGCACCGACCTTGTCTATCAGCGTCCCTCCATTGAGCCCACCCGCCTACAGCCTTTTGGCGTTGGCCAACGCCACCCCCACCGATGCCGTGCTCATGGTCGGGGGGGAGTTCGCTCGGCTGCTGGGCGAGAACCAACTGGAAGCTGCGGGGCAGGTGCTTGAGCCTCTTGTGAAAAAAATCGACGTCTGGCTGCTCGCAGACCTGGGCGAGGAAAAGGAGAGGGGGTTGGATCTGTGCAACAGGATGGACCATTTCCTTTCCCCTATACCTGCTCACCTCAGAGGGGCAAGTGACTTTTACTCGCGTCTGACGCCGTCCTCATCTTGGCGCCTAGCGTTGCGTTTTTTGGAGAAATTGGAACGGCTAGTCTGGCATAAGGGGGTCGTTGACCACTGGGCGCCGGGCTTGCGCAATGCTGTGATGCGCCGAGACGCGTTGAAATCCCTGATCGCGCAGCTTAGTTGGATCGCTCAACCTTCGCCCAAGACGCGGCCTCGTCAAGCAAAAAAGGAACTCGACCTGATGGATGTGACCGTGAAGAAAGCGCTCGACATCTGCGTGAATGCGTACGCTGCGCTGAGATCCCTTGCGGAGCAGCGGGCGTTCCGAGACGATATTCTGGCCGCTATTGCCCCGGCCTATTGTTCGTTGCGACTGGCCGACAGCCTGCTCGCCCTTGAAGTGCTGCCTCTCTGGTTGGATGCCCCGCTTCGAAAGAAGGCGCAGGAGGTCGTGGACGATCCCCGTCCCAGGCTGTTCCCCTTCGACCAACGCAGGCAAACTGCAGCATCGCATGCCCTGTCGGCGTACACGCCCGCCGCGCTGCTGGGTCTGCCAGCCAGTGAGGATGTCGTTTCTTCAGGTAGCTTGCACGCGCAGACCCTGCCCCTCGGGGGTGCCCCCTCCGTCCAATCCGTCGCCGAAACTGACTTGGAGCCCGACTCCGACTCCATGGCCATGACCACAGCTGTGTCGGTCACGGCAAGTTCCAGCTACATCTCTGCCTTGTTCACACGAAGCAATGTGGTAACTGGAAGCATGGGCGCACCGGCCTCGTCCACCAGCGCCACTCCTTTGGTTCTCTCCGAACAGCGCGAAATTTCCTCCGTGCCGAGCACAGCCCAGAAGCGGCAGCGCGAAACGGAAGTCGCGGCGCCCCAGGCCAAACAAGCCAGAGACGGCGAAATTCGAAACCCTTCCAGCACCGTGTTCATGCCGCCCTCCAAGCCACAGGCCACGCCGAGAAACCATCTGTCCCAGACGCAGGGGAATATGTCCTGCGCGCCCGCTCGAGACGGTTCTCTGCGGGCTCCCAACCAGGCCCCCACTTTCTTCGAAGCGCTGGGGGCCTTGCAAGCCGATAGCCGTCGCCTGAACAACAGCATCGTGAAACAACTGGCCCGCCAGGCCATGGTGGAGGCCGACTTGAGCACACGCGCGGGGCTGCGGATGTATCTCGGGCAGATGGCATCGCTGGCCCAACTGCCCAAGACACGCCAATTCGCGCACACGCCCTCTGAGCGGTTGGCCGGGGTGTTCGTCAATCTGACGGGCATGGCCGAACAGTGCGCAAGAGGTGCGTCGCAGGAATGGCGCAGCGAAAGCGAGTTCTGGAGCGACGTCGCGAATGAAATGGGTTCGCCCCAGAGGGCGGTGCTGCGGCGGGCCATGGTGGCGTTGGCGCAAACCGAGCTGAGGGGGCATCCGGATGCGGCTGCCCTCATTGAGCGGTTCAATTCGGCTCGCGTTGGCGTTGGAGCGGGAGGCGGTGCCCGGGCATCCCTGTCCGCGCGCAACGACACGAATGACGCGAACGCATGGTTGGATTCCGTTCTGACGGAGCCACCCGAGACGCCACAGGCGTTGGAGCAACGGGCGCAGAACGACAGGTATGCACAGTCCCGCGGTTCCATGCTGGGACTGCCACCCACGCCTGGCACGTCGGCGCCCCAGAAACCCGTGCCGGAAAGCCCCAGCGCCTGGTTGAACGGGTTCCTGGACGATTGACAGGCAAGGGTGCAGGGAACCTGCGCTGGGTGCGCGTCACGCATCCTGTCCTGGGCGTTGCTGCCCACACGCTTCCACAACCCAGCGCGGCTCAACCGCAAGGATGAACACCATGAGCATGACATCCCATCTCCTCGACCAGTTGTTGCCCCGCGCGGGTGGGTGGGTGCCAGACGAGCGTGGCACCTTTGTGCTGAGCGTGCTGCCCGATGTGGTGGTCAATATCGTCGAAGACCCCTCCGCCATGCAGATCCATTTCTTGAGCGCGGTGGGCGAAGCGGGCAGCCACAGCGTGACTGTCGACGGTGGCACAGAAGAGCCGCAGCCGGTGCGGGGCCGCAAGCGTGTGTTGGTGGCCGAAGAGACGGGCTTGGTGACGGCGCTTCGCACGGTGGACGCGGTCGGGTTGGACGAGGCCGCATTCACCGCGGAATTGGGCGCGCACGTGACGTTCGCACGCCAGTTGGCAGTTGCGCTGTCTGAGGCCAACCCACCTTCCGACGATGGAGTGCTCGAACCCTCGGGCGTTGTTTCCACCTGGTTCGAGTGCGTCGCCAACACTGCAGCGGGTTGACCTCACTGTGTGCGTTTTCCGCGCGAGGTGTCTGGAGTGCGTCCTGGAAACCGCGGCTTGAACTCAACCCATTTCCCCAAGAGCGGCGGGCCACCACAGCGGATGCCGAACCCTGCGCAAACAGCGCCAGACACGGGGTGGCCGACGCCGCTGGCCAACGTCGGCCATGTACGGCCTGACGTCGCAGACCAACTGCCGCCTTGGGTGCAATACCGCCAGGCCGCATTTCGAACACAGACGCCCTTCCAGGTGGTTTTGAGCGTTCCGATCGTGAGTTCGAGCCCGACGACGACCACGACCGCACAGAAGCGGACGCGCGAGCCAGAAGGTGCTGAAGAAAATGTCAAACGCTACAAGGCGGGTGAAGTCCAAGTGCCGCAGGGACTGCCGTCCCGAACAGACACGACGCCCAGCGGTTTCGGCGCTCAGATCTTGCCTTCCGTTGGGCAAGTCGCCTTTGTCACGGATATGTTGGAGGAAGCCCAACGCGCCGCCGTATTCATTGCCCTGACCAACACCACGCCGACCGAGGCGGTGTCGAGCGCTGGCAAAGCATTGGAAAAGTTGTTTTCCGCAAACCAACTGGAGGCTGCTGGAACGGTGCTCAAGGCCCTGGGCTTCAAGTTGCGCGTGCTGGAAATGGACACTGGCCATGGCTCCCAAAAAAAACGATCCGCCGTGATGCGGGCCATGTGGGATTTTGGCGCTCCTATCAGCTCCAGCATGATGGGCGCATGTCACGCATACCGCTCGAAAGACTCGTTCGTTACGCCGTGGTACGCCAGTTTGCGATTCCAGATCGGGCGGACTGGCCTGAGTTATGAGGGCATCGTCACCCACTACGCTTCGAGTGTGGTCATTCCAGAGCAACGCATGGGTGCACTCTGCGCCACGGTGGGGCACCTCAGCTGGATTGCTCCACCTTGGAACGGGAGCGGAGTCGAAGCACAAAGGAGCCATGAGGCAATGCGCAGGGCGTTGGTCAAGTTGTTCGACATCTGGGAAAAGGTGTACGACAGTTCGGACAAGCACGTGTTCCTGCAGCAGATCCTTTCTGCGATCGTGCCAGCGTACTGTTCTCCGCGAATGGCCGATGCCCTCGGCGATTTCGAGGGCGTTCCTGCCTGGTTAAAGCTACCGTTGCGCGCAAGGGCGCAGGCAGTCCTCGACGACAAGGGACCCAGATTGTTCGAAATGGGGTGGCTCGACAAACGTGTACGACACGTCGTGGAGCAGACGCCGATCCAGGCGCCCGAGATTTCGGGCGCGCCGCTCCCCAACTTCGTTGCGCCGATGTCCGCCGGGCATCCGATCTTGTCGCCGGCAAGTCTCCCGCCGACTTTGGGATCCGTCGCACCACATCACCTGCCTCCGCACTTGCCCCATCAACAGCCGTCGTTCCAGCGCACGTTGCCGGGCTGGCCAAGCGATTCCGGGCAGCTCAACAACACGGCTGTGAGAAGCGCGGCAACCCAAGCCATGGCGGCGTGCGACACGGGCACAGCCGCAGGCTTGAGAGACTTTATGAGTCGCATGGCATGGCTGGTCGGGTTGCCGAGCACGCGTGATCTCACGTTGGAACCTTCGCAGCGCGTGGAAGGCTTGTTCATCAAACTGCAGGAAACCGCCATCGTGTGTGCAAGCGGCGCTTCTCATGAATGGGGTAGCGAGCAAGCGTTCTGGAACACTGTCATCGACGAACTCCGCTCACCCGCGATGGATGCGCTGGGCCAAGTCATGGCGCAGCGGGCGGGGGAAGAGTTGGACGGCAGGCGTCTGAGCACGGGTGCCACCATCGCGATGTTCCATCAGCTTCTCGTGGCACCGTCATCCGGGTCAAGGGACCCCGACGATTGGGTGGAATCGGTTTGGGGTGAGTTTGGCTCCAATCCTTATCAAGGGGAGGATCTGGAACCGCTGGCCAGTTCGCAGTGGCTGCACGATGACATGTTCGCGAGCGGTAGCGGTTTGTCAGAGCCAGCACCGAACAACGCGACGGTGCAGCGCCTCGAGTTTCAGATCCCCGCGCGCGGCACCGCACAAGTTCAGCAGAGCGCGGCATTGCCCCAAACGCCTGACTGGGGTGCGCTGTGGTTGCCACAGACACCTGTTCAGAGCGCGACACCGCAGGCATTGCAAGGGGAAGAGCCTGACGCATGGTGAGCGCGTTTTCGAAGTAGCAACCCGGGCGGAACCCGGCACAATCGCGCTCCATGAACCACAAAGTGATCGTTGCGGGCGGGGGCATTGGCGGGTTGGCTTGTGCGTTGGCGTTGGCGCGCGCGGGCGTGCGCGCCGTGGTGCTGGAACAAGCCGATGAATTCAACGAGGTGGGCGCGGGCCTGCAGCTCGGCCCCAACGCCGTGCGCGTGCTGGCCGAATGGGGGCTGATGGACGCGCTGCATGCCTGCGCGGCGTACCCCGAGGCCTTGCGCGTGCGCGACGCCCACAGCGCGAAGTCGCTCGGCCACCTGCGCCTGGGCGCGATGTGCCTGGCGCGCCACCAGCAACACTACGCCACGCTGCACCGCGCCGACCTGCACAGCCTGCTCCTGAGCGCCGTGCGGCGGCGGCCGGAACTGGTGCAGGTGCGCATGGGCGCGCCGCTCGCGTCCTGCGAGGCCCATGCGTCGGGCGTGCGGGTCACGCTGGCGAGTGGCGAAGCCGTCGCCGGTGACGCCCTGATGGGCTGCGATGGTTTGTGGAGCCGCGTGCGCGCGCACATGCTGGGCGCGCAGCCCGCGCCAGCCGCCACCGGGCACTTGGCGTACCGCGGCATGTTGCGCACGGACCAACTGCCCGGGCCGCTGCGCGGCAACCACGTGACGGCCTGGCTGGGGCCACGGCTGCACGTGGTGCACTACCCGGTGAAACAGGGCGATTGGATCAATGTGGTGGCGGTGGTCGAAGGCAGCCTCAGGGCGAGCGACACCGATGCCACGACCTGGACGCACGAAGCCCGCGCGGCCGATCTGCGGCAAGCCATGGGCCCGGCGTGCGACGACCTCCTGACGCTGCTGGAGACCGTGCCCGAC
The sequence above is a segment of the Hydrogenophaga sp. BPS33 genome. Coding sequences within it:
- a CDS encoding FAD-dependent monooxygenase, with protein sequence MNHKVIVAGGGIGGLACALALARAGVRAVVLEQADEFNEVGAGLQLGPNAVRVLAEWGLMDALHACAAYPEALRVRDAHSAKSLGHLRLGAMCLARHQQHYATLHRADLHSLLLSAVRRRPELVQVRMGAPLASCEAHASGVRVTLASGEAVAGDALMGCDGLWSRVRAHMLGAQPAPAATGHLAYRGMLRTDQLPGPLRGNHVTAWLGPRLHVVHYPVKQGDWINVVAVVEGSLRASDTDATTWTHEARAADLRQAMGPACDDLLTLLETVPDWTLWPLHDRAPMQSASEQAQGRVALLGDAAHPMRPYLAQGAAMAIEDAWTIGRLLADGHAKAGERGVDWSTLFAHYAATRWQRNARVQRISRRNGTVFHAQGALRWARDRAMELLGERLLDNTWLYDGPPEPEAAP
- a CDS encoding VWA domain-containing protein, whose translation is MSFLWPQLLWLLLALPLLVLLYVWLMRRRKQTALRYASLSIVREAMGKGPGWRRHVPPVLLLMAIAIMLLASARPMASIVLPSNQQTIILAMDVSGSMRAEDVQPNRLVASQNAAKAFLAELPRHVKVGIVAFAGSAQVVQPITLSREDLVAAIDKFQLQRATAIGSAIVVSLSELFPEQRINLGDMTYSRNTDPFAPKGRALDQPKPDDKPFTPVAPGSYTSAAIILLTDGQRTTGVDTAEAAKMAADRGVRVYTVGVGTVDGEIIGFEGWSMRVRLDEQSLKDVARTTQAEYYYAGTAENLKKVYETLSSRLTVEKKETEISGLLALAASLLALLSAGLSVLWFNRIL